TTTAAACATAACGGATAAACCATTTAATGTAATCTATGGAGCTGTTGCAGTCTACTCCAATCAATCATATGATATTGATGTTATCAAGACAGTAGTTTCAAAAAAACACAGAGATTTTCAGAAATTACGAATATTGGTCATTCATTCTGATGAATTAATGAAATTTATTAGAGAACTTTATTCGAAAGCGAGTGAGGTATGATAGAATTTGGGAGAAAGTCATTATATTTTTCAAAATTAGTGCGTTCAAAGGCAAAGATGATTGAATTTGATATTCCTTTAGAAAGTCATATTCCAATTTCAGAGGATGCTCAAAAATCGTTTCTTGGGGCACTAGCAATTGCTGCAGATACTGCTAGGAAGTATTTTGAAGATTATATCAATCATAAGAGTTTTGATTCACAATTAAAAAATCAATTACACAATGTTGCTGAATATTTTGATGCATTGCTGGTGTCAGGATTAGGAAATTCAGCTGAATATCAAGACTATATTGCAATACTAGGTACCACAGCTTATTATCTAGGCGATTATAATGGTAGTTCGAGAGTTATGGTTAACTACATATCGGATGATATGCACTTATTAGAAGAGAGTATAACTCTTGTAAAAGTATTTATTGACGTTATAACAGATAAACTCTTTTTGAATCATTCGCCAATAGAAGGTAAATACTCTAGTGAGTTAAATACTCTAGTGGAATCATATAGAAATTATATTTTATCAAAAACTGAGTTTTCTATAGATATTTATAGAGATTTACAAGATAAAGTATATAGGAATGGAAGTGATTTTTCTGTAATTATTGTAAATTGTCTCTTAGCAGTTGTATGTAAAAAAATAGATAGTTCATCAACGAAATTATTACCTGAATTTTCAGGATTAGATTTTTCTTTATGGCAGGATTATATACAATCAACAGGAAGCATAAAGGAGCTTTGGCCATCTCAAATTGAATTAGGAAGGAAAGGAATGTTTTCAGGTAAATCTGGAATCGTTCAGATGCCAACAAGTTCGGGTAAAACAGCCTCAATCAATCTAACTTTAAGATCAGCATTTTATTCAAATAGAATTGATAATGCATTGATTGTTGCACCTTTTAGAGCATTATGTAGAGAAATATATCGAGATATTAATGCACATTTCGTTGATGAGAATAATGTGATTGTTAGTGAAGTTTTTGATTTACCGGAGATTCCACAGGATTTCTCAATTTTTAATGATGGTAATAAAAGAGTTTTTATACTTACTCCAGAGAAATTATTGTTTTTATTGAGAAATCATCAAAGTTTTATTGATGAAATAGGACTTTGTATATTTGATGAAGCACATCTTTTTGATGATCCAAGTCGTGGAACCAATTTTGAATTACTGTTGTCAACGGTTAAACAAATTTTCCCAAAAGAAATACAGAAGATTTTAATTTCTGCTGTAATACCAAATAGTGAAGCTATAAATCGGTGGTTTAACGAAGATGGAGTAATCGTTTCTAATAATTCGATTAAAACAACAGAGAAAAGAGTTGCGTTTAGTGATTTAAACGGGAGTAATGAGCAATTATATTTCATAGATCCTATTACATTTGAAGAAGAATTTTTTGTTCCACGTACTGTTGGTGTTAGTGAATTAGAGCGGCTTGGAAAAGAACGCAAACAAAAAGTATTTCCAGAACTGACAAACGCAAATGATATAAGTATTTATTATGGGACTAAGCTAATTAATAATGGTGGAGTAGGAATTTTTTGTGGAAGAAAAGACACGGTCAATGTTGTTTTACGAAGATTTATAGACTTAAATAATAGGAATTATGATCTAACTGATTTCTTAAAAAACTCAGATAGGTCTGAAGTTGAAAAAATAGGAAATTTAATTGGTCAAAATTTAGGATATGATAGTGTTGAATATACAAGTAGTCAGCTAGGAGTTTTTTCACATCATTCAGATATACCTATGGGGATACGCATTGCTATAGAGTATGCTTTTTCAAAAAGTAAAATAAATAACGTAGTATGTACTTCAACCTTAGCACAAGGTGTAAACTTACCTATTAAATACTTGATTATCTCAAGTGTGTATCAAGCAGGAGATGCAATAAAAGTTCGTGATTTTCAGAATTTGATAGGTAGAGCAGGAAGGGCTGGAAAATATACAGAAGGAACAATAATTTTAACAGAGCCCAATATTTATAAATCACCAAAAAATAAGTGGAAAAAACAAAACTATGAAGCATTGTTAAATCCTATTAATACAGAGGGTTGTCAAAGCAATATTCTCAGTATTATACAGTTTAAATCAGTAGTTCCCACTGATTATCGATTCGAACCTATAAAATTTGATTATTGGAGTTTGATTAAAGAGAGATTTGACAGTTCTGTAGACTACAGAACAAAAATAAATAATATTTTATCAGAATTAAAAGGACAGAACAGTCCTTATTTTAAGGATTTTAATTCTAAGATAGATCAGATTGATAATACCCTAATTGCAATTGAAAATTATATTGCTTCTATGTATGCTACTGAATTGGAGACTGATAGTTTAGCTGAAAATACTTTTGGATATTTCTTAGGTAATGAAGAGGAGCAAGAAAAAATAAAAGAATTATTTATCTTGATAAAATCTAAAATAATTACCAGTTTAGTAGAAACTGAAATAATTGCAAAAAACTCAATTGGATTATATCAATCTGAGTTATTAAATGAATGGGTTCAGGAAAATAAAACTTCTATCCTTTCTTGTGAGAAGGAGGAAGATTTATTAGGTGTTTTAACTAAGATAATAATAGATCTTTCAAATAACAAGGCGATGAGAAAATTAAGTATAGAAAATCTAAATTATATTTCTCAACTCTGGATTAAGGGTATTTCTTATTTTCAAATATTGGAAAGTTGTACTGAAAAATCAATTAGTATTGAGAAAAGAGGTAAGTCAAAACCAATTGATATGTCTGACATAATCTCAATTTGTGATAATGGATTAGGGTATGAAACATCAATGGTTTTAAATGCGATTAATAATATTCTTGAAGAACTAGTTGGAGAGGAATTGGACGTATTGACTATGTTAATAAAGAGGCTGAAATATGGGCTACCTCTGGAAAAAGAAATCAATATCTATGAATTAGGTTTTTCAGATAGAATTGTGGTCCAAGTTATTGGTCAAGAGATTAATTCTGTAAGTAAGAATCAAATTAGAAATGAAATCAAACGGAAATCAGCTAGACTAGAAGATAAATTGAGTGATTTTCCAAGTTATTATACACAGATAATTAATGAAATGTAATATTGTTGATAGATAGGAGAAAAAATTACTAAAATATCTTTTGAAATCCAACAACAAATTATTCAATGTTTTGGATTATGTTTTCACTATAAAGATACTGTTGTTTCATTTATGCAAACTTCGGGAGTTCCTAATGATTTAATATTAAAATCGAAATCGGAACCGAAGTTTATTTGGGCGAAAAATGTTATAAATGAACTTAATAAAACAGAAAATGGAAGATTGATAATTAGACGAATAGCAACTGAATTTTATAAGATGAAAAATATTCCTGATGAAGTTCAAGATAGAGATAGAGGATTAGATGCGTTAAGAAAATTAAAGCGATTGATAGTTGATACTCAACAGAACAAGGTTAACGAGACACTTAATAATTCTTATCATCGTTCAAAACAGGAAATGAAAATACAACTCAAGCAACAACGCCTTCAAAAAATTGAAGAACTAAAAACGGAGTATTATTCGCTATTTTCAAGTGAGAATCCTCAAGAAAGAGGATATCGTTTAGAAAAAATTGTTGCTAATTTATTCAGAATTAACGATATTGATTACCATGATTCGTATAGAAATAGCACAAATACTCAACAGTTAGATGGCTATTTTAGGTTTGAAGGTTTCGATTATTTAGTTGAAATGAAATGGGAAAAAAATCCAGTAAATTCTCCGAAAATTGCTTCTTTAAAACAAAAAGTTGATACAAAACTAACTTCGACTCGGGGACTGTTTCTTTCAATAAATGGTTTTAGAGATGAAGTAATACAAGATTTTTCTAATAAAGATGCTAAAATTTTATTTATGGATGGACAAGAATTAGCTTATATTCTAGAAAATAGAATTAGTTTGTACGAAGCTTTAAAAGTTAAGATAATTGGTGCTTCTAAAACTGGCAATCCAAATGTTTCTATAATTAATCAAGAATAACTTTTCCGAGAGCGTCAGCTCTCTTTTTTCTTACCCTCATTTTTCATGTTGTGATACCTTTTCCAAATCATCCCTGTTATCCTTATATCACTCATATGAAAATCAAGTGTTGATTTTCTACTGGGGGTTTGGGGGCGAAGCCACCAAGTTATCTTATCGTTGGTTGTCAAAACTCAAAGGTTTTGGTCGGCTGGCGATATGATTTTTTGGATATTGTGGACACAATATCTGAGCTCGCAAAAGCCGAAAAGCGAAGCGTTGAGGCTTTTAGGAAGCACCCGTATCCCATACGGTATCGGGGCTGACCCGATAGAGGCAAGTAGAGAAGGAGTATAACGAGATGACAGACCACTATCGTATTATCCGTAAGGAAATCAATCTGACACCAGGAGAACTGAAGCAGATTCAGGAGCTGATGAAGCAGGAACACGCAGAGCAATTCTCTCCCTTTGTCCGTCAAAAGCTGATGGACTTGGTTGAGAGGAAGCAGGCAGTAACGGATTGGTTTGCCCTCTGGCAGTCCCAGAAGATTGAACAAATCAGTCGAGACATTTTACAAGTGACTATCTTGGCTGAACAGACCCAGCAGGTCACGGCAGAGCACCTGCGAATTCTCTTGGCCTGTGTGCAGGAGTTGATGGCAGAAGTGGAGAAGGCTATCCCACTTAGCCCAGATTTTCGTGACAAGTACATGGGAGGTTAGATATGGAAAATCGTTACCGCACCAACCTCAAAAAAGTCTTTCTGACAGACCAGGAGTTGGAAACCCTGAACAACCGTATCGGTCAGAGTGGCTGTAAAAATTTCTCTGCTTATGCTAGAAAAGTTCTGCTCAATCCCAACATGACCTTTCTGACCATTGACACCAGTAGCTATGACGACTTGGTATTTGAGTTGAGACGAATCGGAAACAACCTCAATCAAATCGCACGGACCGTCAACCAGACTCACATCTTAACACCAAGTGACCGTGGATTTTTGGTGCAAGGCATTGGCCAACTCATCAAGGAAGTGGAGAAGGACTTTAACATAAAGTGTCAGCAGCTGAAGGAGTTTTATGGTCGTCACTAAACACTTTGCGGTGCATAGCACCAAGTATCGTAAGAGCCTCATCAAGTATATTCTCAATCCAGAAAAGACGAAGAAGCTGAAACTGGTCTCTGATTTTGGCATGAGCAATTACTTGGACTTTCCCAGCTATGAGGAATTGGTGGAGATGTATCAGGCAAACTTGACCAATAATGATCGGCTCTATGATTCCAGAAACGACCGCCAGCAACTCAAGCAGACCAAAATCCATGCCCACCACTTGATTCAATCATTTTCTCCTGAAGACAAGCTGACACCAGAGGAAATCAATCGCATTGGCTACGAAACCATCAAGGAATTAACAGGAGGCAACTTTCGTTTCATCGTCACGACACACACAGACAAGGACCATATCCATAATCATATCCTAATAAATGCCATTGACCTCCATTCCGACAAGAAGCTTAAATGGGACTACGCCCAGGAGAGGAATCTTCGCCTGATTTCTGACCGCTTGGCCAAGGAAGCAGGAGCAAAGATTATTCCGCCCAATCGCTATTCGCATGATCGGTTTGAAACCTACCGCAAGACCAATCACAAGTTTGAACTCAAGCAGCGGCTCTATTTTCTCCTGGAAAACAGTAAGAGCTTTGAGGACTTTATGGCCGAGGCTCCTGCTCTAAACGTGGAGATAGATTTCTCTCGCAAGCACGCCAGATTTTTCATGACCGACCGAGACATGAGGCAGGTCATTCGTGGCAATCAGTTGGATAAGCGA
This region of Streptococcus thermophilus genomic DNA includes:
- a CDS encoding DEAD/DEAH box helicase, producing MIEFGRKSLYFSKLVRSKAKMIEFDIPLESHIPISEDAQKSFLGALAIAADTARKYFEDYINHKSFDSQLKNQLHNVAEYFDALLVSGLGNSAEYQDYIAILGTTAYYLGDYNGSSRVMVNYISDDMHLLEESITLVKVFIDVITDKLFLNHSPIEGKYSSELNTLVESYRNYILSKTEFSIDIYRDLQDKVYRNGSDFSVIIVNCLLAVVCKKIDSSSTKLLPEFSGLDFSLWQDYIQSTGSIKELWPSQIELGRKGMFSGKSGIVQMPTSSGKTASINLTLRSAFYSNRIDNALIVAPFRALCREIYRDINAHFVDENNVIVSEVFDLPEIPQDFSIFNDGNKRVFILTPEKLLFLLRNHQSFIDEIGLCIFDEAHLFDDPSRGTNFELLLSTVKQIFPKEIQKILISAVIPNSEAINRWFNEDGVIVSNNSIKTTEKRVAFSDLNGSNEQLYFIDPITFEEEFFVPRTVGVSELERLGKERKQKVFPELTNANDISIYYGTKLINNGGVGIFCGRKDTVNVVLRRFIDLNNRNYDLTDFLKNSDRSEVEKIGNLIGQNLGYDSVEYTSSQLGVFSHHSDIPMGIRIAIEYAFSKSKINNVVCTSTLAQGVNLPIKYLIISSVYQAGDAIKVRDFQNLIGRAGRAGKYTEGTIILTEPNIYKSPKNKWKKQNYEALLNPINTEGCQSNILSIIQFKSVVPTDYRFEPIKFDYWSLIKERFDSSVDYRTKINNILSELKGQNSPYFKDFNSKIDQIDNTLIAIENYIASMYATELETDSLAENTFGYFLGNEEEQEKIKELFILIKSKIITSLVETEIIAKNSIGLYQSELLNEWVQENKTSILSCEKEEDLLGVLTKIIIDLSNNKAMRKLSIENLNYISQLWIKGISYFQILESCTEKSISIEKRGKSKPIDMSDIISICDNGLGYETSMVLNAINNILEELVGEELDVLTMLIKRLKYGLPLEKEINIYELGFSDRIVVQVIGQEINSVSKNQIRNEIKRKSARLEDKLSDFPSYYTQIINEM
- a CDS encoding restriction endonuclease, which produces MTKISFEIQQQIIQCFGLCFHYKDTVVSFMQTSGVPNDLILKSKSEPKFIWAKNVINELNKTENGRLIIRRIATEFYKMKNIPDEVQDRDRGLDALRKLKRLIVDTQQNKVNETLNNSYHRSKQEMKIQLKQQRLQKIEELKTEYYSLFSSENPQERGYRLEKIVANLFRINDIDYHDSYRNSTNTQQLDGYFRFEGFDYLVEMKWEKNPVNSPKIASLKQKVDTKLTSTRGLFLSINGFRDEVIQDFSNKDAKILFMDGQELAYILENRISLYEALKVKIIGASKTGNPNVSIINQE
- a CDS encoding SAG1252 family conjugative relaxosome accessory protein, translated to MTDHYRIIRKEINLTPGELKQIQELMKQEHAEQFSPFVRQKLMDLVERKQAVTDWFALWQSQKIEQISRDILQVTILAEQTQQVTAEHLRILLACVQELMAEVEKAIPLSPDFRDKYMGG
- a CDS encoding plasmid mobilization protein, which produces MENRYRTNLKKVFLTDQELETLNNRIGQSGCKNFSAYARKVLLNPNMTFLTIDTSSYDDLVFELRRIGNNLNQIARTVNQTHILTPSDRGFLVQGIGQLIKEVEKDFNIKCQQLKEFYGRH